The Blastomonas fulva genome contains a region encoding:
- a CDS encoding CvpA family protein, translated as MTAFDIIVLTLLAGGAILGFKNGFVHAAVSLIAWVAGIFALRLFHSPVTAMLKEPVGNDSGAAALALVGLYLGVYLLGKLIAHGLRARTRKSVLGPIDRVLGFGFGALKGLILATLAYLLITMVHDIIWPGEGQPEWITESRTFPLLNASGTALVDLYDYQQLLGDE; from the coding sequence ATGACCGCATTCGATATCATCGTGCTGACGCTGCTCGCGGGCGGCGCGATTCTGGGTTTCAAGAACGGCTTTGTCCACGCGGCGGTCTCGCTGATCGCGTGGGTGGCGGGCATCTTCGCTTTGCGGCTGTTCCACTCGCCCGTGACCGCGATGCTCAAGGAACCGGTCGGCAACGACAGCGGCGCTGCGGCGCTGGCGCTGGTCGGGCTGTATCTGGGCGTCTATCTGCTGGGCAAGCTCATCGCACACGGCCTGCGCGCGCGCACCCGCAAATCGGTGCTGGGCCCGATCGACCGGGTGCTGGGCTTCGGCTTCGGCGCGCTCAAGGGGCTGATCCTGGCAACGCTCGCTTATCTGCTGATCACCATGGTTCATGACATCATCTGGCCCGGCGAAGGGCAGCCCGAATGGATCACCGAAAGCCGCACCTTCCCGCTGCTCAACGCCAGCGGCACCGCGCTCGTCGACCTTTACGATTACCAGCAGTTGCTGGGCGATGAATAA
- the radA gene encoding DNA repair protein RadA, with the protein MAKPRKTYVCQACGSVATRWQGQCADCGEWNTLVEQSAPTAFSARHDLQTGGHRIALSRLDSAVALPPRIPTGIAEFDRALGGGLVAGSAVLMGGDPGIGKSTLLLQASANMAKAGNHIVYISGEEAADQVRLRALRLGLADAPIDLASATSVRDILTTLRAMPTPVMLVIDSIQTMHSDLIEGAPGTVSQVRASAQELIRFAKDTGCAVILVGHVTKDGSIAGPRVLEHMVDTVMSFEGERSHQYRILRSIKNRFGATDEIGVFAMEEEGLSEVGNPSSLFLSDRDAQMPGTSVFPALEGTRPVLVEIQALTVRLSSGATPRRAVVGWDSGRLAMVLAVLEARCGLSFSTAEVYLNIAGGYRLSDPAADLAVAAALISALSEHPIGAGTIVFGELSLSGELRPVAHAGLRLREAAKLGFEKALVPASVTAKGAGESSGMRLTSYARLANLVDQLLGRN; encoded by the coding sequence ATGGCAAAGCCCCGCAAAACCTATGTCTGCCAGGCCTGTGGCAGCGTCGCCACCCGCTGGCAGGGCCAGTGCGCCGATTGCGGCGAATGGAACACGCTGGTCGAGCAATCGGCTCCAACCGCCTTTTCGGCACGCCACGATCTGCAGACCGGCGGACACCGCATCGCGCTCTCGCGGCTCGACAGCGCGGTCGCCTTGCCGCCGCGCATCCCCACCGGAATTGCCGAGTTCGACCGAGCGCTGGGTGGCGGGCTGGTGGCAGGCTCGGCGGTGCTGATGGGCGGCGACCCGGGTATCGGAAAATCGACATTGCTGCTGCAGGCGTCTGCCAACATGGCCAAGGCGGGCAATCACATCGTCTATATCAGCGGCGAGGAGGCGGCCGATCAGGTCCGCCTGCGCGCGCTGCGGCTGGGCCTCGCCGATGCGCCGATCGACCTCGCCTCGGCGACATCGGTCCGCGATATCCTGACCACGCTGCGCGCGATGCCGACGCCGGTGATGCTGGTGATCGATTCGATCCAGACGATGCACTCTGACCTCATCGAGGGTGCGCCGGGAACCGTCAGCCAGGTACGCGCATCGGCGCAGGAGCTGATCCGTTTTGCCAAGGACACCGGCTGCGCGGTGATCCTGGTCGGCCACGTCACGAAGGACGGCAGCATCGCGGGCCCGCGCGTGCTCGAGCACATGGTCGATACCGTGATGAGCTTCGAGGGCGAACGCAGCCACCAGTACCGCATCCTGCGCTCGATCAAGAACCGCTTCGGCGCGACCGACGAGATCGGCGTGTTCGCGATGGAGGAGGAGGGGCTGTCCGAGGTCGGCAACCCCTCCAGCCTGTTCCTGAGCGATCGCGATGCGCAGATGCCCGGCACATCGGTGTTCCCCGCGCTGGAAGGCACCCGGCCCGTGCTGGTCGAGATCCAAGCGCTGACCGTGCGGTTGTCGAGCGGTGCGACCCCTCGCCGCGCGGTCGTGGGATGGGATTCGGGCCGCCTCGCCATGGTGCTCGCGGTGCTGGAGGCGCGCTGCGGCCTCAGCTTCTCGACCGCGGAAGTCTATCTCAACATCGCCGGCGGCTATCGATTGTCCGATCCTGCCGCCGATCTCGCCGTGGCCGCTGCGCTGATCTCGGCCCTGTCGGAGCATCCCATCGGTGCCGGCACGATCGTGTTCGGCGAGCTTTCGCTTTCGGGCGAACTGCGCCCGGTCGCGCATGCTGGCCTCAGGCTGCGCGAGGCGGCCAAGCTGGGCTTCGAAAAGGCGCTGGTGCCAGCCAGCGTGACGGCAAAGGGGGCAGGCGAAAGCAGCGGAATGCGGCTGACATCCTATGCCCGGCTGGCAAATCTCGTTGACCAACTGCTTGGGCGAAACTAG
- a CDS encoding patatin-like protein, translating to MRQKELRIALVCYGGISLAVYMHGITKEIWRATRASRNFHAGEPPASGSQGVYRDLFETMASHAQIRLRLLPDIISGASAGGINGVFLAQALTSGQSLEPLTRLWLECADIDQLLDPDARPWSRFTKFWAQPLVWLLLRRPGGALDRSVAPEARSEVRTKLSRLVRARWFAPPFSGTGFSALLYDAFEAMAATPAGPRLIPIGQPLDLFVTVTDFKGHLERLRLNSPAEVVETEHRLSIGFRYLRGRHDALADPAELVFAARATASFPGAFPPFNVAEMDRMLKRREKLWPGRENFLRRVFPQHHEDGHGESAVLIDGSVLANAPFAQAIDALRNRPAHREIDRRFVYIDPKPDIVRGMDQAHQRDAMGQRLPGFFSTIFGAISDIPREQPIRDNLEGIERRTSRVLQMRMITDSLRTEVEATVSKLFGYTLFLDSPTPRRLTNWRNKAQDRAAHMAGFAYASYGQLKLASIVEDIVDTLRRAYQGPKALYAERLREAIGAELRRSGLDHLSGKGGGASEEAIIFFRTQDLGFRIRRLRFLARRLGEDIAQSGRTPPEAVVAMHDTLYTCLSHYLERETTDMLGQGFADIAASAIDNPALAISELANRRDLRAADAIVDEQLASALATLPKVSRRSMLLAYLGFPFYDIATLPLLQGEGQNEYDPIKVDRISPDDAQSIRDGGADATLKGIQFNSFGAFFSRAYRENDYLWGRLHGAERLIDIIASALPPGSALPDAVLADFKRRAFLAICDEEATLLTTDPGLVPGIRSEIEARFAG from the coding sequence ATGCGCCAGAAGGAACTCCGCATTGCTCTGGTCTGCTATGGCGGCATCAGCCTTGCGGTGTACATGCACGGCATCACCAAGGAAATCTGGCGCGCCACCCGCGCCAGCCGCAATTTCCATGCCGGCGAGCCCCCCGCCAGCGGCAGCCAGGGGGTGTACCGCGATCTGTTCGAGACGATGGCTTCGCATGCGCAGATCCGGCTGAGGCTGCTTCCCGACATCATCTCCGGGGCGAGCGCGGGTGGGATCAACGGCGTGTTTCTGGCGCAGGCTTTGACCAGCGGCCAGTCGCTCGAACCGCTGACCCGGCTGTGGCTCGAATGCGCGGATATCGACCAGTTGCTCGATCCCGATGCACGGCCCTGGTCGAGGTTCACCAAGTTCTGGGCGCAACCTCTGGTGTGGCTGCTGTTGCGCAGACCCGGCGGCGCGCTCGATCGCAGCGTTGCACCCGAGGCGCGCAGCGAGGTGCGCACCAAGCTGTCGCGGCTGGTGCGTGCGCGCTGGTTCGCGCCGCCGTTCAGCGGCACCGGCTTTTCGGCGTTGCTGTATGATGCGTTCGAGGCGATGGCGGCGACCCCGGCAGGTCCAAGGTTGATCCCGATCGGCCAGCCGCTCGACCTGTTCGTCACCGTGACCGACTTCAAGGGACATCTCGAGCGGTTGCGACTGAACAGCCCTGCCGAGGTGGTCGAGACCGAGCACAGGCTGTCGATCGGCTTTCGTTATCTGCGCGGGCGCCACGACGCGCTGGCGGATCCTGCCGAACTGGTCTTCGCCGCGCGCGCGACGGCCAGCTTCCCGGGCGCCTTCCCGCCGTTCAACGTCGCCGAAATGGACCGGATGCTGAAGCGGCGCGAGAAGCTGTGGCCGGGCCGCGAAAACTTCCTGCGCCGTGTCTTCCCGCAGCATCACGAGGACGGACATGGTGAGAGCGCGGTGCTGATCGACGGATCGGTGCTCGCGAACGCGCCGTTTGCGCAGGCGATCGACGCGCTGAGGAACCGCCCCGCGCACCGCGAGATCGACCGGCGCTTCGTCTATATCGATCCCAAGCCCGATATCGTGCGCGGCATGGACCAAGCGCACCAGCGCGATGCGATGGGCCAGAGGCTACCCGGCTTCTTCTCGACCATCTTCGGCGCAATATCCGATATCCCGCGCGAACAGCCGATCCGCGACAATCTGGAAGGGATAGAGCGACGCACCAGCCGCGTGCTGCAGATGCGGATGATCACCGATTCCCTGCGCACCGAGGTGGAGGCCACGGTGAGCAAGCTGTTCGGCTATACCCTGTTCCTCGACAGCCCCACCCCGCGGCGGCTGACCAACTGGCGCAACAAGGCTCAGGACCGCGCCGCGCACATGGCGGGCTTTGCATATGCCTCTTATGGCCAACTCAAGCTCGCCTCGATCGTCGAGGATATCGTCGACACGCTGCGCCGCGCCTATCAGGGCCCCAAGGCGCTTTATGCCGAGCGGCTGCGCGAGGCGATCGGCGCGGAGCTTCGGCGCAGCGGGCTCGATCACCTCTCGGGCAAGGGCGGCGGTGCGAGCGAGGAGGCGATCATCTTCTTCCGCACCCAGGACCTGGGCTTCCGCATCCGCCGCTTGCGCTTTCTGGCGCGGCGGCTGGGCGAGGATATCGCGCAATCGGGTCGCACCCCGCCCGAGGCGGTGGTGGCGATGCACGACACGCTGTACACCTGCCTGTCGCATTATCTCGAGCGCGAAACGACCGACATGCTGGGCCAGGGATTTGCCGATATCGCCGCATCCGCGATCGACAACCCGGCGCTGGCGATTTCCGAACTCGCCAACCGCCGCGATCTGCGCGCTGCCGATGCCATCGTCGACGAGCAGCTCGCCAGCGCGCTGGCGACTCTCCCCAAGGTCAGCCGAAGATCGATGCTGCTCGCCTATCTGGGCTTCCCCTTCTACGATATCGCAACGCTGCCGCTGCTGCAGGGCGAAGGGCAGAACGAGTACGACCCGATCAAGGTCGATCGCATCTCCCCCGATGATGCCCAGTCGATCCGCGACGGCGGCGCGGATGCCACGCTCAAGGGCATCCAGTTCAACAGCTTTGGCGCCTTCTTCAGCCGCGCCTATCGTGAGAACGACTATCTGTGGGGACGGCTGCACGGGGCCGAGCGGCTGATCGACATCATTGCATCCGCGCTTCCGCCCGGCAGCGCCCTGCCCGATGCCGTTCTTGCAGATTTCAAGCGCCGCGCGTTTCTGGCGATCTGCGACGAGGAAGCGACACTGCTCACCACCGATCCCGGGCTGGTACCGGGCATCCGCAGCGAGATCGAAGCGCGGTTCGCTGGTTGA